The following proteins are encoded in a genomic region of Nicotiana sylvestris chromosome 4, ASM39365v2, whole genome shotgun sequence:
- the LOC138889582 gene encoding uncharacterized protein, with translation MKAQALADHLAENPVDEYYETLKTYFPNEEVMYIDDLEQVKKPGWKLFFDGAANMKGMGIGALLISETGQHYPVTAQLRFYYTNNMVEYEACILGLRLDVDMGVQEVLVLGDSNLLVHQIQGEWERRDLKLIPYRQCLHDLCQQFQSIEFTHIPRIHNEVTDVLATLASMLHHSDKAYVDPL, from the coding sequence atgaaagcacaggccttggcggatcatttggccgagaacccggttgatgaataTTATGaaactttgaaaacttatttccctaatGAAGAGGTGATGTACATTGATGATTTGGAGCAAGTtaagaagccgggatggaaacttttctttgatggggctgcaaacatgaagggcatGGGAATAGGAGCattacttatttctgaaacagggcagcactaccctgttacggctcagcttcgtttttactatactaacaacatggttgagtacgaggcatgcattctgggtttgaggttagatgtggatatgggtgtccaggaagtcttggtcttaggtGACTCGAACCTCCtagtgcaccaaattcagggagaatgggaaagacgggatttgaaactcataccatacagacaatgtttgcatgatctttgtcaacagtttcagtcaatagaattcacgcatatcccaaggatccataatgaagttacCGATgttttggctactctggcgtcaatgttacatcattcagataaggcttatgtggaccctttgtag